A single genomic interval of Arthrobacter sp. NicSoilB8 harbors:
- a CDS encoding matrixin family metalloprotease yields the protein MRVIRNLAAAAVIAGAAFLAAGLIYGDPRFTGLFEVSRGAGQNTGHNAGQNPGHNQGADPKAAPRSGRESGQPAVPAGESRADTPPPGIEEQDNPLGSPRKPETASTSYKFLATNEDGSPVGYSPCRPLHYVVNAALAPPGAGRLVDDSIRTISEATGIRFINDGPTSELSSPTREPYQKERYGDRWAPLLIAWTTPEQAPQLKGPVIGTGGSTHFSFGDGPKSFVTGSLELDAPQIAEDLDRTQGAAYATAVILHELGHVMGLEHVDDPAQLMYPEIGSPDGLAAGDLNGLYELGHAQCRKDL from the coding sequence CTGCGGGTGATCAGAAACCTTGCCGCCGCTGCCGTGATCGCCGGCGCGGCCTTCCTCGCGGCCGGGCTCATCTACGGCGACCCCCGGTTCACGGGGCTTTTTGAGGTCTCCCGCGGAGCGGGGCAGAACACGGGTCACAACGCCGGGCAGAACCCAGGACACAACCAGGGCGCCGACCCGAAGGCGGCGCCCCGGTCCGGCCGGGAATCGGGCCAGCCCGCCGTGCCGGCCGGAGAGTCCCGGGCGGACACTCCCCCGCCCGGGATTGAGGAGCAGGACAATCCCCTCGGCTCGCCCCGGAAACCCGAAACCGCCAGCACCTCGTACAAGTTCCTCGCAACGAACGAGGACGGCAGCCCGGTGGGCTACTCGCCGTGCCGGCCGCTGCACTACGTGGTCAATGCCGCCCTGGCTCCCCCGGGTGCCGGACGGCTGGTAGACGACTCGATCCGGACGATCTCGGAGGCCACCGGGATCAGGTTCATCAATGACGGGCCCACAAGCGAGCTCTCCTCGCCTACCCGTGAGCCCTACCAGAAGGAGCGCTACGGTGACCGGTGGGCGCCGCTGCTGATCGCGTGGACCACGCCGGAACAGGCGCCGCAGCTCAAGGGCCCGGTGATCGGCACCGGGGGCAGCACCCACTTCAGTTTCGGCGACGGCCCCAAGAGCTTCGTCACCGGCAGCCTGGAACTGGACGCCCCGCAAATCGCGGAAGACCTGGACCGGACCCAGGGTGCGGCCTACGCCACGGCCGTCATCCTGCACGAACTCGGCCACGTGATGGGCCTGGAGCACGTCGATGACCCGGCCCAGCTGATGTATCCGGAAATCGGATCCCCCGACGGGCTGGCAGCCGGCGACCTTAACGGACTGTACGAGCTCGGCCACGCCCAGTGCCGCAAGGACCTGTAG
- a CDS encoding VIT1/CCC1 transporter family protein yields the protein MSQHTESDHNDSQQHPPTHASSVHKADPRPAPPQASSEPGAAPSSGPGSTHGTTNGTTASAADIKRWRQYLADERAEAAVYRDLAQNRSGEERAILLALAEAEGRHEAHWLQLLGEHAGKDRHASLRSRFLGFLARHFGSVFVLALAQRAESRSPYANDPSATPAMVADEQIHEEVVRGLATRGRNRLAGTFRAAVFGANDGLVSNLSLVMGMAASGVGSQVVLLSGVAGLLAGALSMGAGEFISVRSQRELLAATRPTQITLAAAPLLDIEHNELLLVYLARGMSREAAEHRVAERMGLLDCDCDPSLSLQPELPETEDQHEAVGTAWGAAASSFCFFASGAVVPIIPFLLGMTGIAALVVSATLVGLALLLTGGVVGLLSGTSPTTRGLRQLAIGMGAAGVTYLLGMVFGAVVG from the coding sequence GCAGGCCTCCTCCGAACCGGGCGCCGCTCCAAGCTCCGGTCCCGGCTCGACGCACGGCACGACGAACGGCACGACGGCAAGCGCCGCGGACATCAAGCGCTGGCGCCAGTATCTTGCCGATGAGCGCGCCGAGGCCGCCGTCTACCGCGATCTTGCGCAGAACCGCAGCGGCGAGGAGCGTGCCATCCTGCTCGCCCTGGCCGAGGCCGAGGGACGCCACGAGGCGCACTGGCTCCAGCTGCTGGGCGAGCACGCCGGCAAGGACCGGCATGCCTCGCTCCGGAGCCGGTTCCTGGGCTTCCTGGCCCGCCACTTCGGCTCGGTCTTCGTCCTGGCCCTGGCGCAGCGGGCGGAGAGCCGTTCCCCGTACGCGAACGACCCGTCCGCCACGCCGGCCATGGTCGCCGACGAGCAGATCCATGAAGAAGTGGTCCGCGGGCTGGCCACCCGGGGCCGCAACCGGCTGGCCGGAACCTTCCGGGCCGCGGTCTTCGGCGCCAACGACGGGCTGGTCAGCAACCTGTCCCTCGTCATGGGCATGGCGGCCTCGGGCGTCGGAAGCCAGGTGGTGCTCCTCAGCGGTGTCGCCGGACTGCTGGCCGGTGCGCTGTCCATGGGAGCCGGCGAATTTATCTCCGTGCGTTCACAGCGCGAGCTTCTCGCCGCCACCCGTCCCACCCAGATCACGTTGGCGGCGGCTCCGCTGCTGGACATCGAGCACAACGAACTCCTGCTCGTGTACCTGGCGCGCGGCATGTCCCGGGAGGCCGCCGAACACCGCGTCGCGGAGCGCATGGGCCTGCTGGACTGCGACTGTGATCCGAGCCTGTCCCTGCAGCCCGAACTCCCGGAAACCGAGGACCAGCATGAGGCCGTCGGCACCGCGTGGGGCGCGGCGGCGTCGAGCTTCTGCTTCTTTGCCTCCGGCGCGGTTGTGCCCATCATTCCTTTCCTGCTGGGCATGACAGGGATTGCCGCGCTGGTAGTGTCAGCCACGCTCGTGGGCCTGGCCCTGCTGCTCACCGGCGGCGTCGTGGGCCTTCTGTCCGGCACCTCCCCCACCACGCGCGGGCTGCGCCAGCTGGCCATCGGCATGGGCGCCGCCGGCGTTACGTACCTGCTGGGCATGGTGTTTGGCGCCGTGGTCGGCTAG